In the Puntigrus tetrazona isolate hp1 chromosome 9, ASM1883169v1, whole genome shotgun sequence genome, one interval contains:
- the si:ch211-168k14.2 gene encoding phospholipase D1 isoform X4 has product MRPEDGQVGTVILYDKGFHIKIGTRETGVRHGVTIENLCRALTIKCSTYRQARWWGHSIDEFSQMFGQDFLRENRHGSFTPVRENTVSKWFVNAAGYFDAIADALEGAKEDIFITAWWLSPEIFLKRPVVDGNMWRLDHVLKRKAQQGVKIFVLLYKEVEVVMGLNSEYTKKTLMGLHSNIRVIRHPDHMPSTALLWAHHEKLVVIDQSLAFLGGIDLAYGRWDDSQHRLTDVGSVRRSPQHSPALSPSLTHQSVATVEEGEEMKFNVVVEEIQTGEGGAGKAGDSGSVEDPGEICASLALPFVEEQGENNLNLPTGRLLRTPSEKSYHSSDLTESKHYSRNSLNSRTPLTREYYTKSLSLHSSDSYSLGLHHSLPLPYETSSLRSYIGSTELCGETRFWHGKDYCNFILKDWVKLNKPFDDFIDRYKTPRMPWHDIGVLVHGKAARDIARHFIQRWNFTKLVKKRSGATCYPCLMPKSLSAPMVPAEYSGKSTQANVQVLRSVCQWSIGTKVHEESIHLAYVSAIQNSKHFIYIENQFFISCADKSIHNSIGDALTERILRAYREKKKFRVYVVMPLLPGFEGDISSGGGQAIKAIMHFNYRTMCRGEHSMIERLKCVMADCWIKYISFCGLRTHADLDGRLVTELIYVHSKLMIVDDCTVIIGSANINDRSMLGKRDSEMAVVVEDTEFQPSVMDGESYQAGSFALSLREECFRLVLGLLGDNIDISDPISDRFYKEVWMVTAAKNASVYDKVFRCLPTDAVLNYKILRDYMSRPCMAVEDPAQACAELKKIRGFLVQFPLYFLSEENLFPSFNSKEGIMPIELWT; this is encoded by the exons ATGAGGCCAGAGGATGGCCAAGTAGGCACCGTGATTCTATACGATAAGGGATTTCACATCAAAATAGGAACCCGGGAGACCGGAGTCAGGCATGGAGTCACGATTGAGAATCTTTGTAG GGCACTTACTATCAAGTGTTCAACATATAGGCAGGCTCGTTGGTGGGGGCACTCAATAGATGAGTTTTCTCAAATGTTTGGACAGGACTTTCTAAGGGAAAACCGCCATGGGTCTTTCACACCTGTTAGAGAAAACACTGTATCAAAATG GTTTGTCAACGCAGCTGGATACTTTGATGCCATAGCTGATGCCCTGGAAGGAGCAAAAGAGGATATCTTCATCACTGCCTGGTG GTTAAGCCCAGAAATCTTCCTCAAACGGCCGGTAGTAGATGGAAACATGTGGAGATTAGACCATGTCCTCAAGCGGAAAGCA CAACAAGGAGTAAAGATATTTGTCCTGCTCTACAAAGAAGTTGAGGTAGTGATGGGTCTCAACAGCGAGTACACAAAGAAGACCCTGATGGGACTTCACTCTAACATCAGG GTCATCCGACACCCTGATCACATGCCCTCCACAGCATTGCTCTGGGCTCACCATGAGAAGCTGGTGGTGATTGACCAGTCACTCGCCTTTCTGGGAGGGATTGACCTGGCCTATGGGAGATGGGATGATTCCCAGCATCGTCTGACTGATGTGGGAAGTGTGAGAAGAAGCCCTCAGCACAGTCCTGCTCTATCCCCCAGCCTCACTCAT CAGTCAGTCGCCACGGTGGAGGAGGGCGAGGAGATGAAGTTCAACGTGGTGGTAGAAGAAATTCAGACCGGAGAAGGAGGAGCAGGGAAAGCAGGAGATTCAGGCTCAGTGGAGGATCCAGGGGAGATCTGTGCGAGTTTAGCTTTGCCCTTCGTGGAGGAACAGGGAGAAAACAACCTCAACCTGCCCACAGGAAGACTGCTAAGAACCCCCTCagagaaaagttaccacagctCTGATCTAACTGAGTCCA aACATTACAGCAGGAATAGTCTTAATTCCAGGACACCGCTCACTCGGGAATATTACACCAAGAGCTTGTCTCTGCATTCCAGCGATTCATACTCTCTTGGCCTGCATCACTCTCTCCCCCTGCCTTATG AGACTAGTTCACTAAGAAGTTACATAGGCAGTACTGAGCTCTGTGGAGAGACTCGTTTCTGGCATGGCAAAGACTACTGCAACTTCATCCTGAAAGACTGGGTCAAACTCAACAAACCTTTTGATG ATTTCATTGACAGGTATAAGACACCACGGATGCCATGGCATGATATTGGGGTGCTGGTTCATGGGAAGGCTGCAAGAGATATTGCACGACATTTCATCCAAAGGTGGAACTTTACAAAG CTGGTGAAGAAGCGGTCGGGGGCGACGTGCTACCCCTGCCTCATGCCCAAGTCTCTATCCGCACCCATGGTGCCAGCTGAGTACAGCGGCAAATCAACACAGGCTAATGTTCAG GTTTTGAGGTCTGTGTGCCAGTGGTCTATTGGTACGAAGGTGCACGAGGAGTCCATTCATTTAGCCTACGTATCAGCCATCCAGAACAGCAAACATTTCATCTATATAGAG aACCAGTTCTTCATCAGTTGTGCTGACAAATCCATCCACAACAGCATTGGAGATGCACTGACGGAGAGGATCCTGCGGGCGTACAG GGAGAAGAAAAAGTTTCGGGTCTATGTGGTGATGCCCCTGCTGCCCGGCTTTGAAGGTGACATCTCGTCAGGGGGGGGCCAAGCCATCAAAGCAATCATGCACTTTAATTACAG GACAATGTGCCGAGGGGAGCACTCCATGATTGAGAGGCTCAAATGTGTGA TGGCAGATTGCTGGATCAAGTACATCTCTTTTTGTGGTCTGCGCACTCATGCTGACCTGGATGGGCGTCTGGTCACTGAACTCATTTATGTGCACAGCAAGCTTATGATCGTGGACGACTGCACTGTCATTATTG GCTCTGCAAACATCAATGACAGGAGCATGCTGGGAAAGAGAGACAGTGAAATGGCTGTGGTTGTTGAAGACACTGAATTCCAGCCCTCTGTCATGGATGGAGAGAGTTATCAGGCTGGCAGCTTCGCTCTGTCTCTACGGGAGGAGTGCTTCAG ACTTGTACTTGGCTTGCTGGGAGACAATATCGACATCAGTGATCCCATCAGTGACCGATTCTACAAGGAAGTATGGATGGTGACTGCAGCCAAGAACGCCAGTGTGTATGACAAG GTCTTCAGATGTTTGCCCACTGATGCAGTCCTGAACTATAAAATTCTGAGAGACTACATGTCACGTCCTTGCATGGCTGTAGAAGACCCAGCACAAGCCTGCGCCGAACTGAAGAAGATACGAGGCTTTCTGGTCCAATTTCCCTTGTACTTTCTGTCCGAAGAGAACCTTTTCCCTTCCTTCAACTCTAAAGAGGGAATCATGCCCATTGAGCTGTGGACGTAG